From Candidatus Nezhaarchaeota archaeon, a single genomic window includes:
- a CDS encoding DNA topoisomerase → MAIRAPGARCSGWDVKVDVLIVAEKDSVARAFATALAEERYRVLAKGPVRAYVFTHGGKQWASLGLRGHLFDLDFREELNRSWRSVDPRQLFSETPVRVDEEGSKPYLEALRELGRRAEVVYLALDGDPEGEGIAFEAKSIVEQVNPHAEFKRPWFSTLSPTELRRAIDKPGAPNPRLANKCFARMEVDLTIGAAFTRLLTLSIERAAPRSLPLGRFLSYGPCQSPVLYLVVQRALEREAFKPEAFWRVVAKVEVDGGRLLLEHTAGRFREKERAVKVYEEALKAQLGVVEEFVEEEGYKQPPTPLNTVELESRASRFLNTRPRVTLELAEELYRRGLISYPRTETEIYGPSLDLKEVLAKFAKHSVYGAYASRLLEAPLEATRGTRDDRAHPPIHPVRPAERGEVVAQLGLAAWRLYDLVVRHFLATLSRPAKLVRQRVLVKVGGEPFEAKGLRVAKLGYLEAYPFEKPVEEPLPKLTPGLRVKVVGVEVKEGLTEPPPYLSEAELLKLMEKLRIGTDATASQHIQTNIDRGYFYVDRRRCVPTPMGVALIKSMLNIKPELVKPEVRSFMERLVDDVAAGRRSREEVVSYAKKVFAAYYDEVEKKMPELVSSLLPTIASSLKLAEEGAKARRGRGAGKGRPTAFKKKA, encoded by the coding sequence TTGGCTATAAGAGCGCCCGGAGCGCGTTGCTCAGGCTGGGACGTTAAGGTGGACGTACTAATTGTGGCTGAGAAGGACAGCGTAGCTAGGGCCTTCGCCACCGCCCTGGCTGAGGAGCGCTACAGGGTGTTGGCAAAGGGGCCGGTGAGGGCCTACGTATTTACCCACGGCGGTAAGCAGTGGGCCTCCCTAGGACTTAGAGGACACCTCTTCGACCTAGACTTTAGGGAGGAGCTCAATAGGTCTTGGAGGAGCGTAGATCCACGCCAGCTCTTCTCTGAAACCCCGGTGAGGGTGGACGAGGAGGGGTCCAAGCCATACTTAGAGGCGCTACGTGAGCTAGGTAGGAGGGCTGAGGTGGTCTATCTAGCGCTAGACGGAGATCCTGAGGGGGAAGGCATCGCCTTCGAGGCGAAGTCTATTGTAGAGCAAGTTAACCCTCACGCTGAGTTTAAGAGGCCGTGGTTCTCAACGCTCAGCCCTACAGAGCTACGGAGGGCTATTGATAAGCCGGGGGCGCCGAACCCTAGGCTAGCGAATAAGTGCTTCGCCAGGATGGAGGTGGACCTTACGATAGGCGCCGCCTTCACTAGGCTGCTGACGCTAAGCATAGAGCGCGCTGCCCCTCGAAGCCTGCCGCTCGGGAGGTTCTTAAGCTACGGCCCGTGTCAAAGCCCAGTCCTCTACCTAGTAGTCCAGCGGGCTCTCGAGAGGGAGGCGTTTAAGCCAGAGGCGTTCTGGAGGGTCGTAGCCAAGGTGGAGGTAGACGGAGGACGCCTACTCCTCGAGCATACTGCCGGTAGGTTTAGGGAGAAGGAGAGGGCGGTGAAGGTTTATGAGGAGGCCCTTAAGGCCCAGCTGGGCGTTGTAGAGGAGTTCGTGGAGGAGGAAGGCTACAAGCAGCCGCCTACTCCGCTCAATACAGTGGAGCTTGAGAGTAGAGCTAGCCGCTTCCTTAACACTAGGCCTAGGGTAACGCTAGAGCTAGCTGAGGAGCTCTACCGCAGGGGGCTCATAAGTTACCCTAGGACTGAGACCGAGATCTACGGGCCCAGCCTGGACTTAAAGGAGGTCCTAGCCAAGTTCGCTAAGCACTCAGTGTACGGGGCGTATGCCTCTAGGCTACTAGAGGCGCCCCTAGAGGCTACTAGAGGCACTAGGGACGATAGAGCCCACCCGCCAATACACCCTGTCAGGCCGGCTGAGAGGGGCGAAGTAGTGGCTCAGCTAGGCTTAGCTGCGTGGAGGCTCTACGACTTAGTCGTTAGGCACTTCTTAGCTACGCTAAGCCGCCCAGCTAAGCTAGTGAGGCAAAGGGTCCTCGTTAAGGTAGGCGGCGAGCCCTTCGAGGCTAAGGGGCTACGCGTAGCTAAGCTAGGCTACCTAGAGGCGTACCCCTTCGAGAAGCCCGTAGAGGAGCCGCTACCTAAGCTAACCCCTGGGCTTCGAGTCAAGGTGGTGGGCGTGGAAGTCAAGGAGGGGCTGACAGAGCCGCCACCCTATCTTTCGGAGGCGGAGCTCCTTAAGCTAATGGAGAAGCTGCGCATAGGAACCGACGCTACAGCCTCTCAGCACATACAGACGAATATCGATAGGGGCTACTTCTACGTAGATCGTAGGCGGTGCGTACCTACGCCCATGGGGGTGGCCCTCATCAAGTCCATGCTAAACATAAAGCCCGAGCTAGTCAAGCCTGAGGTAAGGAGCTTCATGGAGAGGCTCGTGGATGACGTGGCCGCTGGGAGGCGCAGCCGTGAGGAAGTGGTGAGCTACGCTAAGAAGGTGTTCGCCGCGTACTACGACGAGGTGGAGAAGAAGATGCCTGAGCTAGTGAGCAGCCTCCTACCGACCATAGCCAGCAGCCTTAAGCTAGCTGAGGAGGGGGCTAAGGCGAGGCGAGGCCGAGGGGCCGGCAAGGGGAGGCCTACGGCTTTTAAGAAAAAGGCCTAG
- a CDS encoding enoyl-CoA hydratase/isomerase family protein, with translation MSAGLVNYHVEDGVAWISINRPEVLNALNDEAHRQLREALRRAEGDEEVKVVVLSGEGEAFCVGADVRDFVGAEPMAVRKHVEESRRTIEALVKLSKPAVAMVNGLALGTGCELVMACDLAIASTDAKLGQPEVKLGMMPGLGATQRLAMLLGPKRAKELLMTGRLLSAEEAVEVGLINRAVPREELKRVVKELAEELKKRDPVVLRLIKDVVNEPLEALISAGLSLELESFALNFSSEAPHRGIKGFLERRRT, from the coding sequence ATGTCTGCGGGGCTTGTAAACTACCACGTGGAGGACGGGGTAGCCTGGATAAGCATCAATAGGCCGGAGGTCCTTAACGCTCTTAACGACGAGGCCCACCGCCAGCTAAGGGAGGCCCTTCGAAGGGCTGAGGGTGATGAGGAAGTAAAGGTGGTCGTCCTATCTGGTGAGGGAGAGGCCTTCTGCGTAGGGGCTGACGTAAGGGACTTCGTCGGAGCTGAACCAATGGCTGTGAGGAAGCATGTGGAGGAGTCCAGGAGGACGATAGAGGCGTTAGTGAAGCTCAGCAAGCCCGCGGTAGCCATGGTCAACGGCCTAGCCCTGGGCACAGGCTGCGAGCTAGTAATGGCGTGCGACTTAGCCATAGCCTCCACTGACGCTAAGCTAGGCCAGCCGGAGGTTAAGCTGGGCATGATGCCTGGCCTAGGAGCTACGCAGCGCTTAGCCATGCTGCTGGGGCCTAAGAGGGCTAAGGAGCTCTTAATGACAGGCAGGCTCCTAAGTGCTGAGGAAGCCGTAGAGGTAGGCCTAATCAATAGAGCTGTGCCGAGGGAGGAGCTGAAGAGGGTGGTTAAGGAGCTCGCCGAGGAGCTAAAGAAACGCGACCCAGTCGTACTCAGGCTAATTAAGGACGTGGTAAACGAGCCGCTGGAGGCGTTAATTAGCGCAGGGCTTAGCCTTGAGCTTGAGAGCTTTGCGCTCAACTTCTCCTCAGAGGCCCCTCACCGAGGGATCAAGGGGTTCCTGGAGAGGAGGCGTACGTGA